From a region of the Spirochaetota bacterium genome:
- a CDS encoding 3-hydroxyacyl-CoA dehydrogenase — protein MKISEVAAIVTGGASGLGEAVVRAIISGGGKAAILDLADDKGSKLAAELGGAAIYCKTDVSSESDVAAAIERAVEKFGRINVAVNSAGILNPGRVLSKKGPIDLGKFELLIKVNLVGTFNVIRLAAMKMSENEPNSEKERGVIVNTASVAAFDGQIGQAGYAASKGGIVGMTLPIARELAAYGIRNMTIAPGIFDTPIMASLSDEVRASFGQSIPFPSRMGRPDEFASLVLHVIENTMLNGEVIRLDGALRMAPK, from the coding sequence ATGAAAATTTCGGAAGTTGCGGCCATTGTTACGGGCGGCGCGTCGGGTCTCGGCGAAGCCGTCGTTCGCGCCATAATATCCGGCGGAGGAAAGGCCGCGATCCTTGACCTGGCGGATGATAAGGGAAGCAAGCTGGCTGCCGAACTGGGCGGCGCCGCGATATACTGCAAGACGGACGTATCCAGCGAGTCGGATGTCGCCGCGGCCATTGAACGCGCGGTTGAGAAATTCGGCCGTATCAATGTTGCGGTCAACTCGGCCGGTATCCTCAATCCGGGTAGAGTCTTAAGCAAGAAGGGCCCTATTGACCTGGGGAAGTTTGAACTGCTGATCAAGGTCAACCTGGTCGGCACCTTCAATGTCATACGCCTCGCGGCCATGAAGATGTCTGAAAACGAGCCCAACAGCGAAAAGGAGCGGGGCGTTATCGTGAACACCGCCTCGGTCGCCGCCTTCGATGGTCAGATAGGACAGGCCGGATACGCGGCGTCAAAGGGCGGGATTGTGGGGATGACCCTTCCCATCGCCAGGGAGCTGGCCGCGTACGGTATCAGGAACATGACCATTGCCCCGGGAATCTTCGATACGCCAATTATGGCCTCCTTATCTGACGAGGTGCGAGCGTCCTTCGGCCAGAGCATTCCCTTCCCTTCAAGGATGGGCCGGCCCGACGAGTTCGCGTCGCTGGTGCTCCATGTGATTGAGAATACCATGTTGAATGGAGAGGTCATCAGACTCGACGGCGCCCTGCGTATGGCGCCGAAATAA
- a CDS encoding acetyl-CoA C-acetyltransferase gives MKEVVIVSGCRTAQGSFNGSLAGVGGTKLGALVMEEAIKRAGISKEVVDEAIMGMVLPCGYGQNPGKQAVIQAGLPWHVGGITVNKVCGSGLKAIMLGAQAIAVGDAEIVIAGGMENMSMAPYYLEKARFGYRMNAGKIEDHMVHDGLWDIVNDFHMGISNELCSEKYNITREDQDRHAAESYSRALDAIRAGRFKDEIVPVPLQKRKGETVLFDTDECPRETTYEDLSKMKAAFKPGGLTTAGNSSVISDGAAAVVLMSREKAKELGCTVRATIGAQASMGIDMKYVLVAPIWAIPKCLKKEGISVDDVDLFEINEAFSGAYVAVLRELKIDRAKSNVNGGGIALGHPIGASGCRVLVSLMYEMERRDKHVGCASLCLGGGEAVAMVIRR, from the coding sequence GTGAAAGAAGTTGTTATTGTAAGCGGATGCCGAACGGCGCAGGGGAGCTTTAACGGGTCCCTGGCCGGGGTCGGAGGGACGAAACTGGGGGCCCTGGTCATGGAAGAGGCCATAAAAAGGGCCGGCATATCCAAAGAAGTCGTGGATGAGGCCATCATGGGTATGGTGCTTCCCTGCGGATACGGCCAAAACCCGGGGAAGCAGGCGGTCATCCAGGCCGGTCTTCCCTGGCATGTGGGCGGCATCACCGTTAACAAGGTGTGCGGTTCCGGACTGAAAGCGATAATGCTGGGTGCCCAGGCCATCGCCGTTGGCGACGCGGAGATTGTCATTGCCGGCGGCATGGAAAACATGTCCATGGCGCCCTATTACCTGGAAAAGGCGCGCTTCGGGTACCGGATGAACGCCGGGAAGATCGAGGACCACATGGTCCATGACGGCCTGTGGGACATCGTCAACGATTTCCACATGGGCATTTCCAATGAGCTCTGCTCTGAGAAATACAATATCACGCGAGAAGACCAGGACCGCCACGCCGCCGAATCGTACAGCCGGGCCCTTGACGCGATCAGGGCCGGCAGGTTCAAGGATGAGATCGTGCCGGTCCCTTTGCAAAAGCGCAAAGGCGAAACCGTTCTCTTCGATACGGACGAATGTCCCCGGGAAACCACCTACGAGGACCTGTCGAAGATGAAGGCGGCCTTCAAGCCGGGCGGCCTGACCACGGCCGGCAACTCCTCCGTGATAAGCGACGGGGCGGCGGCGGTGGTCCTTATGTCGCGGGAAAAGGCGAAGGAGCTGGGCTGCACGGTACGGGCCACCATTGGCGCGCAGGCGTCGATGGGAATCGACATGAAATACGTTCTCGTGGCCCCGATCTGGGCTATCCCCAAGTGTCTTAAAAAAGAAGGGATTTCGGTTGACGATGTCGACCTATTCGAGATAAACGAGGCCTTCAGCGGCGCCTACGTGGCGGTTTTGCGGGAGCTCAAGATCGATCGGGCGAAGTCAAACGTGAACGGCGGCGGCATAGCCCTGGGCCATCCCATCGGCGCCAGCGGGTGCCGCGTCCTTGTATCGCTGATGTACGAGATGGAGCGGCGCGACAAGCATGTCGGGTGCGCCTCCCTCTGCCTGGGCGGCGGCGAGGCCGTGGCCATGGTCATCAGGCGGTAG